Proteins from a single region of Stutzerimonas stutzeri:
- a CDS encoding MFS transporter: MNAARPLRARLVVWVVLGCGVVAALHLGKAAIATPLLQADLGVDLAGAGWLTGIFAVLGLLGGAAAGAVVAAVGDRRALLLGLGVTAVAGVAGAAAPSFALLLISRLLEGLGFLLIIVAGPAILERLTTGAARDSAFSLWSCFMPSGMALAMVAGPLFQTWQGLWWTGSALAVIAAVAVGCCIPAGVSSGIPGRLLGNIRRVLFSRASVLLAVGFALYSLMFFALFSFLPVLLMERMDISYRSAGLLSALASVVNVSGNLAAGYLLTRGAGRGSLILFASGVMGASGLGIFLGWFEPQATFLLCLLFSAVGGLIPATLLASAPLAARKTFLVPIAVGLMMQGSNLGQLLGPVLVGGLTAAFGWNAAGPVVLLAALAAGVTALLLPAALQREPGKDGSPGRARNGDVQY, from the coding sequence ATGAATGCCGCCCGGCCGCTCCGCGCGAGGCTGGTCGTCTGGGTCGTGCTCGGCTGCGGAGTCGTGGCGGCTCTGCATTTGGGCAAGGCTGCCATTGCCACACCGTTGCTACAGGCGGACCTTGGGGTCGATCTCGCCGGAGCCGGCTGGCTGACCGGCATATTCGCGGTGCTCGGCTTGCTCGGGGGAGCGGCGGCCGGTGCGGTGGTGGCGGCAGTCGGAGATCGGCGGGCCCTGCTGTTGGGGCTCGGGGTAACCGCGGTTGCCGGCGTCGCGGGCGCCGCCGCGCCGTCATTCGCGCTGCTGCTGATTTCCCGGCTGCTGGAAGGACTCGGATTCCTGCTCATCATCGTCGCCGGGCCGGCGATTCTGGAACGCCTGACGACCGGCGCTGCACGGGACAGCGCCTTCTCGCTGTGGAGTTGCTTCATGCCGAGCGGGATGGCGCTGGCCATGGTCGCCGGGCCGCTGTTCCAGACATGGCAGGGGTTGTGGTGGACGGGTTCGGCGCTGGCGGTAATCGCCGCGGTGGCGGTGGGCTGCTGCATACCCGCTGGCGTTTCGTCTGGCATACCCGGACGGTTACTGGGAAATATTCGGCGCGTGCTGTTTTCCCGAGCCAGCGTTTTGCTGGCGGTTGGTTTCGCGCTGTACAGCCTGATGTTCTTCGCCCTGTTCAGCTTTCTGCCGGTTCTGCTGATGGAGCGTATGGATATCTCATATCGGAGTGCGGGGCTGTTGAGCGCACTGGCCAGTGTGGTCAATGTCAGCGGCAACCTTGCTGCTGGCTATCTGCTCACGCGCGGCGCTGGGCGTGGTTCGCTGATCCTGTTTGCCAGCGGCGTCATGGGTGCGTCCGGACTAGGCATATTCCTGGGCTGGTTCGAACCGCAGGCGACCTTCCTGCTGTGCCTGCTGTTTTCAGCCGTGGGTGGGTTGATCCCGGCCACGCTGCTGGCATCCGCACCGTTGGCAGCGCGGAAGACCTTCCTCGTTCCAATTGCGGTTGGCCTGATGATGCAGGGCAGCAATCTTGGGCAACTGCTGGGCCCGGTGCTGGTCGGCGGCTTGACCGCGGCTTTCGGTTGGAACGCCGCCGGCCCGGTTGTACTGCTTGCGGCGTTGGCCGCCGGGGTGACTGCGCTCCTTTTGCCTGCAGCACTGCAGCGCGAACCGGGGAAGGACGGCAGCCCTGGGCGTGCCAGAAACGGCGACGTGCAGTACTGA
- the wrbA gene encoding NAD(P)H:quinone oxidoreductase → MTNVLVLYYSSYGHVEALADAVAEGAREAGALADVKRVPELVPQEVAQNAGYKMDQPADTATVAELPNYDAIVIGTPTRFGNMAAQMKNFLDRCGGLWAEDRLVGKVGSVFTSTGSQHGGQESTILATHTVLLHLGMVVVGLPYSFKGQLRMDAITGGTPYGASTLADDGSGGDRQPSENELQGARYQGWHVARVAAALAANPVGVPE, encoded by the coding sequence ATGACGAACGTACTGGTGCTCTATTACTCATCCTATGGGCATGTCGAAGCACTTGCCGATGCCGTCGCCGAGGGCGCACGCGAAGCGGGCGCGTTGGCAGACGTCAAACGGGTGCCCGAACTCGTTCCGCAAGAGGTCGCGCAGAATGCGGGGTACAAGATGGACCAGCCCGCGGATACGGCGACCGTGGCGGAACTGCCGAACTACGACGCCATCGTGATCGGCACGCCGACGCGTTTCGGCAACATGGCCGCGCAGATGAAGAACTTCCTCGATCGATGTGGCGGGCTATGGGCCGAGGACCGGCTGGTCGGCAAGGTGGGCAGCGTGTTCACCTCGACCGGCAGCCAGCACGGGGGCCAGGAGAGCACGATTCTGGCGACGCACACCGTACTGCTTCATCTGGGGATGGTTGTGGTCGGGCTGCCGTACAGCTTCAAGGGGCAGCTGCGGATGGATGCCATAACCGGTGGCACGCCCTATGGCGCCTCGACGCTGGCCGATGACGGCAGCGGCGGTGACCGCCAGCCGAGCGAAAATGAACTGCAGGGCGCCCGTTACCAGGGCTGGCACGTCGCTCGCGTGGCCGCTGCACTCGCCGCCAATCCGGTCGGGGTGCCGGAATGA